A genomic region of uncultured Paludibaculum sp. contains the following coding sequences:
- a CDS encoding ABC-F family ATP-binding cassette domain-containing protein, translated as MISLVNASKRFGPKLLFDGVNWLITPQDRVGLVGANGTGKSTVMKILAGLETIDTGDVTTQKGITAGYLPQDGLSLSGRTVFEECLSVFDHIRDMEREMEQLAHAMSELDPLSEEYAITTDRFGHLDSQFRNRDGYALEAKVGSVLSGLGFPKEEWTKRTEYFSGGWQMRIALAKLLLEQPDLLLLDEPTNHLDLEARNWLEEYLGNYPNAFVLISHDRYFLDVAVSKIVELWNKNLHFYTGGYERYLSQKTERLTLLEAAYRNQQERIEQLEAFINRFRYQATKAKQVQSRIKELEKIERIEIPPEEKAIHFSFPQPKASGRVVAEFTNVCKAYGDRVIIDKVNFAIERGERVALVGVNGAGKSTLIKLLAGTESLTRGDYKIGHNVQPDYFAQDQYKELDADSRLLDDLMSVANGKTVTELRSLLGCFLFSEDDVFKQIGVLSGGERNRYALARMLLNPSNFLLLDEPTNHLDLRAKDVLLESLQAFTGTVVFVSHDRYFIDKLATKVFEIANGEVEVFPGNYEDYQYRKAGGSPVVAATPEPVAEDPAAQKVESKNKRLNPLKVKQLEDKAAKLEARSMDLESEIAQLEQALQDFVNAEETRRQMELLDQRRKQLDVVLAEWEQVSLEIEEVR; from the coding sequence ATGATTTCGCTCGTAAACGCCAGTAAACGCTTCGGTCCGAAGCTCCTCTTCGATGGGGTCAACTGGCTCATCACCCCGCAGGACCGCGTCGGCCTCGTCGGCGCCAACGGTACAGGCAAGTCCACCGTCATGAAGATCCTCGCCGGCCTCGAAACCATCGACACCGGCGACGTCACCACCCAGAAAGGCATCACCGCCGGCTACCTGCCCCAGGACGGCCTCAGCCTCTCCGGCCGCACCGTCTTCGAGGAGTGCCTCTCCGTCTTCGACCACATCCGCGACATGGAACGCGAGATGGAACAGCTCGCCCACGCCATGAGCGAACTCGACCCGCTGAGCGAAGAATACGCCATCACCACCGACCGCTTCGGCCACCTCGACTCCCAGTTCCGCAACCGCGACGGCTACGCCCTCGAAGCCAAGGTCGGCAGCGTCCTCAGCGGACTCGGCTTCCCCAAGGAAGAGTGGACCAAGCGCACCGAATACTTCTCCGGCGGCTGGCAGATGCGCATCGCGCTCGCCAAACTCCTCCTGGAACAGCCCGACCTCCTGCTGCTCGACGAACCCACCAACCACCTCGACCTCGAAGCCCGCAACTGGCTGGAAGAGTACCTCGGCAACTATCCCAACGCCTTCGTCCTCATCTCCCACGACCGCTACTTCCTCGATGTCGCCGTCTCCAAAATCGTCGAGCTCTGGAACAAAAATCTCCACTTCTACACCGGCGGCTATGAGCGCTATCTCTCCCAGAAGACCGAGCGCCTGACCCTCCTCGAAGCCGCCTACCGCAACCAGCAGGAGCGCATCGAGCAGCTCGAAGCCTTCATCAACCGCTTCCGCTACCAGGCCACCAAGGCTAAGCAGGTCCAGTCCCGCATCAAGGAACTCGAGAAGATCGAACGCATCGAGATCCCGCCCGAAGAGAAGGCCATCCACTTCTCCTTCCCGCAGCCCAAGGCCTCCGGCCGCGTTGTCGCCGAATTCACCAACGTCTGCAAAGCCTACGGCGACCGCGTCATCATCGACAAAGTGAACTTCGCCATCGAGCGCGGGGAACGCGTCGCCCTCGTCGGCGTCAACGGTGCCGGCAAGTCGACCCTCATCAAGCTCCTGGCGGGCACCGAATCCCTCACCCGCGGCGATTACAAGATCGGCCACAACGTTCAACCCGACTACTTCGCCCAGGATCAGTACAAGGAACTCGACGCTGACTCGCGCCTTCTCGACGACCTCATGAGTGTCGCCAACGGCAAGACCGTCACCGAGCTCCGCAGCCTGCTGGGCTGCTTCCTCTTCAGCGAAGACGACGTCTTCAAGCAGATCGGCGTCCTCAGCGGCGGCGAACGCAACCGCTACGCCCTGGCCCGCATGCTGCTGAACCCGTCCAACTTCCTTCTCCTCGACGAACCCACCAACCACCTGGACCTGCGCGCCAAGGACGTCCTACTCGAATCCCTTCAGGCCTTCACCGGCACCGTCGTCTTCGTCTCGCACGATCGCTATTTCATCGACAAACTCGCCACCAAGGTCTTCGAGATCGCCAACGGCGAAGTGGAAGTCTTCCCCGGCAACTACGAGGACTACCAATACCGCAAAGCCGGCGGCTCCCCGGTCGTCGCCGCAACTCCTGAGCCCGTCGCCGAGGACCCCGCCGCGCAGAAGGTCGAGTCAAAGAACAAGCGCCTCAACCCACTGAAGGTCAAGCAGTTGGAAGACAAGGCAGCCAAGCTAGAGGCCCGCTCGATGGACCTGGAATCGGAGATCGCCCAGCTCGAGCAGGCCCTGCAGGATTTCGTCAACGCCGAGGAGACTCGCCGCCAGATGGAGCTCCTCGACCAGCGCCGCAAGCAACTCGACGTGGTCCTGGCCGAGTGGGAGCAGGTCTCCCTCGAGATCGAAGAGGTTCGCTAA
- a CDS encoding phosphomannomutase/phosphoglucomutase gives MLKQTIFREYDIRGIADVELLSPDIVGLGRALGTFLLRNGATRVNVGRDVRLSGQRLRDALVEGLLSTGCQVTDLGQVPTPVLYYSVQHLGSEAGVMITGSHNPSEYNGFKTMLGKGTIYGAQIQEVYRILKDEDFLAGEGTLSTADVITPYVEEIPKQFPFSRRVKVVFDAGNGVAGPTMHRLLEKLDIEATEMFFEPDGRFPNHHPDPTVEHNLDLLKAEVARQGAELGIAFDGDSDRIGAVDEKGTVIWGDMLMLIYGREILTRKPGATFIGEVKCSQVMYDELNRLGANAIMYKTGHSLIKAKMKQEHAELAGEMSGHMFFADRYYGYDDALYAACRLIEIVADSGRPLSAQTEGLPKMVFTPELRVDCPDELKFQVVDRVKAHFQAIRPTVDVDGVRVLFDEGWGLVRGSNTQPILVLRFEARSQEKLDEYRKTVETVVEEAKAAVGA, from the coding sequence ATGCTGAAACAGACCATCTTTCGCGAATACGACATCCGCGGCATTGCGGATGTGGAGTTGCTGAGCCCCGATATCGTGGGGCTCGGGCGAGCCCTGGGTACTTTTTTGCTCCGCAATGGGGCCACCCGGGTGAATGTGGGCCGGGACGTCCGGCTGAGCGGCCAGCGGCTGCGCGACGCTCTGGTGGAAGGGCTGCTGAGCACGGGTTGCCAGGTGACGGATCTGGGCCAGGTTCCGACGCCGGTTCTCTATTATTCGGTGCAGCACCTCGGCTCGGAGGCCGGGGTGATGATCACGGGTTCTCATAACCCCTCTGAATACAACGGCTTCAAGACCATGCTGGGGAAGGGCACGATCTACGGCGCCCAGATCCAGGAGGTCTACCGGATTCTCAAGGACGAGGACTTCCTGGCGGGTGAGGGGACGCTGAGCACGGCGGATGTCATTACGCCCTATGTGGAGGAGATTCCGAAGCAGTTCCCGTTCTCGCGGCGCGTGAAGGTGGTTTTCGATGCCGGGAACGGCGTGGCGGGTCCGACGATGCACCGGCTGCTGGAAAAACTGGACATCGAGGCGACCGAGATGTTCTTCGAGCCGGACGGGCGGTTCCCGAACCATCACCCGGATCCGACGGTCGAGCACAACCTGGATCTGTTGAAGGCGGAAGTGGCGCGGCAGGGCGCTGAACTCGGGATCGCATTTGACGGCGACTCGGACCGGATTGGCGCGGTGGACGAGAAGGGCACCGTGATCTGGGGCGACATGCTGATGCTGATTTATGGCCGGGAGATTCTGACGCGCAAGCCGGGGGCGACGTTCATCGGCGAAGTGAAGTGCTCGCAGGTGATGTACGACGAGCTGAACCGGCTGGGCGCGAACGCGATCATGTACAAGACCGGCCACTCGCTGATCAAGGCCAAGATGAAGCAGGAGCATGCGGAACTGGCGGGTGAGATGTCAGGCCACATGTTTTTTGCGGACCGCTACTACGGGTATGACGATGCGTTGTACGCGGCCTGCCGGCTGATCGAGATCGTGGCCGATTCCGGGCGGCCGCTGTCGGCGCAGACCGAGGGGCTACCGAAGATGGTGTTCACGCCGGAGCTGCGGGTGGATTGTCCGGACGAGCTCAAGTTCCAGGTGGTGGACCGGGTCAAGGCGCATTTCCAGGCGATCCGGCCGACCGTGGATGTGGACGGGGTCCGCGTCCTGTTCGACGAAGGCTGGGGGCTGGTGCGCGGCTCGAATACGCAGCCGATTCTGGTGCTGCGGTTCGAGGCCCGTTCCCAGGAGAAGCTGGACGAGTATCGGAAGACCGTCGAGACGGTGGTGGAAGAGGCCAAGGCGGCTGTCGGGGCGTAG
- a CDS encoding response regulator translates to MANLSLLLVDDELPLLGLLRKYLERQGYTVDVCETGQAAIEKCRQTPIPFHLVVLDLKLPDMPGEAVMEVLLRESNTVRVLISSGTPFSNEVVDKALRPRVGSLLKPFVPKQLLEAIAELVPSSRAAGTG, encoded by the coding sequence ATGGCGAACCTCTCGCTACTCCTGGTGGACGACGAACTCCCGCTGCTGGGGCTGCTCCGAAAGTACCTGGAGCGGCAGGGCTATACGGTCGATGTTTGTGAAACCGGCCAGGCTGCTATCGAGAAATGCCGCCAGACCCCCATTCCCTTTCACCTTGTTGTGCTCGATTTGAAGCTGCCCGACATGCCGGGCGAGGCCGTGATGGAGGTGCTGCTGCGTGAGTCCAACACGGTGCGCGTGCTGATTTCGAGCGGAACGCCGTTTAGCAATGAGGTTGTGGATAAGGCGCTGCGGCCGCGAGTCGGGTCGTTGTTGAAGCCATTTGTGCCCAAGCAACTGCTGGAAGCGATCGCGGAGCTGGTGCCTTCGAGCCGAGCCGCCGGAACGGGGTAG
- a CDS encoding alkaline phosphatase, whose amino-acid sequence MPRPYHDPMAERLPPPSLTLEMEISVILKRALPGVLIVLASLPTFAQSASPSVRILLPEHTRLLEKQQVDIVLEVRNAAAVSGLTVMAGGVDWTSKFKAPVKATLDCDTTSDWVVRADLQSFPTPGQVKLEVSISADGTTVSDSRTIEVREFKVPDGQARNIVLFVGDAMGTAYRDAARLVSRAIVDANGKNSFRDGYFDDLLQMDKMPVSGMSMTYGTDSIVPDSANTGTAWATGNKSFLNAVNSLGDGTDCTWRVTGLTNAANLPYMTDNPRVENLWQYLKRRYGYRAGIVSTAAITDATPAVEGAYVAYRQMRLEIARQYLENPMLGGRPAFDVILGGGTDPFTAAGRTDKRDLIGEFQARGYTYVTSAAQLKKVYGPSVLGLFKGSASPAPASNGIATASDVNMDVAYDKLGMTRPASEPLASLGGYTDQPMLDVMTQKAIEVLSTSFTQQPFILMVEAASIDKQSHPNQAAGVFWDTIEFDKAIGVARSWAANRPKKDTLIVVTADHDQSMHIIGVSNTPDSEYFDRTKSQKISYTTARGDQNFTVWGDSYSNARAGLPFINSSTGSSNNGGAAGMPGSFATTDSTTDPASSTYSAYSGLTAYKLDAATGYPVNEGAGLRRLAVGFRTGDHTGSSVPVTAEGPGAFLFTGYMDQSDIFFKIADAVSSDTTEADKLLDLLVNGKYTKTVGK is encoded by the coding sequence ATGCCCCGCCCCTACCATGACCCAATGGCGGAGCGGTTGCCTCCGCCCAGCCTCACGTTGGAAATGGAGATCTCTGTGATCCTGAAACGAGCCCTGCCGGGCGTCCTGATTGTCCTTGCGTCCCTGCCCACCTTCGCGCAAAGCGCCTCGCCCAGCGTGCGTATCCTGCTGCCGGAACACACACGTCTGTTGGAAAAACAGCAGGTGGACATCGTGCTGGAAGTGAGAAACGCCGCGGCCGTGAGCGGATTGACGGTGATGGCCGGGGGCGTCGACTGGACCTCGAAGTTCAAGGCGCCGGTGAAGGCCACGCTCGATTGCGATACGACCAGCGACTGGGTGGTACGGGCAGACCTGCAGTCGTTCCCGACCCCCGGGCAGGTGAAGCTGGAGGTGTCGATCTCCGCCGATGGGACCACGGTGAGCGACAGCCGAACGATTGAAGTGCGCGAGTTCAAGGTGCCTGACGGTCAGGCCCGCAACATCGTCCTTTTCGTTGGCGACGCCATGGGTACGGCGTATCGTGACGCGGCTCGGCTGGTTTCACGTGCGATTGTCGACGCCAACGGCAAGAACTCGTTCCGCGATGGCTACTTCGACGATCTCCTGCAGATGGACAAGATGCCGGTGAGCGGCATGTCGATGACCTACGGGACCGACTCCATCGTGCCGGACTCGGCCAACACGGGCACGGCCTGGGCTACGGGCAACAAGAGCTTTCTCAATGCCGTGAACTCGCTGGGGGACGGCACGGACTGTACCTGGCGGGTCACGGGCCTGACGAACGCGGCCAACCTTCCCTACATGACTGACAATCCGCGGGTGGAGAATCTCTGGCAGTATCTGAAGCGGCGCTACGGCTACCGGGCCGGCATCGTTTCGACGGCGGCGATCACCGATGCGACTCCGGCTGTGGAAGGCGCGTACGTAGCGTACCGCCAGATGCGGCTGGAGATCGCGCGGCAATACCTGGAGAATCCGATGTTGGGCGGGCGCCCGGCATTCGACGTCATTCTGGGCGGCGGCACGGATCCGTTCACGGCGGCGGGCCGCACGGACAAACGCGATCTGATTGGCGAGTTCCAGGCGCGGGGCTACACGTATGTGACCAGCGCTGCGCAACTGAAGAAGGTCTATGGGCCTTCCGTGCTGGGGCTGTTCAAAGGCTCGGCCAGTCCGGCTCCGGCCAGCAATGGGATTGCGACCGCCTCCGACGTCAACATGGATGTTGCGTACGACAAGCTGGGCATGACACGGCCGGCCTCGGAACCCCTGGCCAGCCTGGGCGGCTACACGGATCAGCCAATGCTGGACGTGATGACGCAGAAGGCGATTGAGGTGTTGTCCACCAGTTTCACGCAGCAGCCGTTCATCCTGATGGTGGAAGCGGCGTCCATCGACAAGCAGTCGCATCCCAACCAGGCGGCGGGCGTGTTCTGGGACACGATCGAGTTTGACAAGGCCATTGGGGTGGCGCGCAGTTGGGCTGCCAACCGGCCCAAGAAAGATACGCTGATTGTCGTCACGGCCGACCATGACCAGTCGATGCACATCATCGGTGTCAGCAACACGCCGGACAGCGAGTACTTCGACCGGACGAAGAGCCAGAAGATCTCCTACACGACGGCACGTGGTGACCAGAATTTCACGGTCTGGGGCGACTCCTACTCCAATGCGCGCGCCGGACTGCCGTTCATCAACAGCAGCACGGGCTCGTCGAACAACGGCGGAGCGGCGGGCATGCCCGGCAGCTTCGCGACGACGGATAGCACGACCGATCCGGCCTCCAGTACCTATTCGGCCTACTCCGGGTTGACGGCTTACAAGCTGGACGCGGCAACGGGCTACCCGGTGAACGAGGGCGCGGGCCTGCGCCGTCTGGCCGTGGGCTTCCGCACCGGCGACCACACGGGCTCCAGCGTCCCCGTCACGGCGGAGGGGCCGGGTGCCTTCCTGTTCACCGGCTACATGGACCAGAGCGACATCTTCTTCAAGATTGCCGATGCCGTGTCGAGCGACACCACGGAAGCGGACAAGCTGCTGGACCTGCTGGTGAACGGCAAGTACACCAAGACCGTCGGTAAGTGA
- the accD gene encoding acetyl-CoA carboxylase, carboxyltransferase subunit beta, with the protein MDWFKLQKKVTAVRSEEERHIRTEGLWIKCDGCRQIIWRKDLEETLQCCPKCGHHFRIDARTRLNYLLDGGVWQEHDAGMTSSDPLEFVDSKPYRDRLAGMQKSTGMKDAVISATGKIQGRQVHVCAMELKFIGGSMGAVVGEKMTRMIERSIADKSPCIIVSASGGARMQEGAISLMQMAKISSALMKLDEAKIPYISLLTDPTTGGVTASFAMLGDLNIAEPGAQIGFAGPRVIEQTIRQKLPAGFQRSEFVLQHGFLDAVVKRSELRVFIARSLDFFCGPLAA; encoded by the coding sequence ATGGACTGGTTCAAACTCCAGAAGAAAGTCACCGCGGTCCGAAGCGAGGAAGAGCGCCATATCCGCACCGAAGGGTTGTGGATCAAGTGCGACGGCTGCCGCCAGATCATCTGGCGGAAAGACCTCGAAGAGACCCTGCAGTGCTGCCCGAAATGCGGCCACCACTTCCGCATCGATGCCCGTACACGCCTCAACTACCTCCTCGATGGCGGCGTGTGGCAGGAGCACGATGCCGGCATGACGTCCTCCGACCCGCTGGAATTCGTCGATTCCAAACCCTATAGGGATCGCTTGGCTGGCATGCAGAAAAGCACCGGAATGAAGGACGCCGTCATCTCGGCCACCGGCAAAATCCAAGGCCGCCAGGTGCACGTCTGCGCCATGGAACTGAAGTTCATCGGCGGATCAATGGGCGCGGTCGTCGGCGAGAAGATGACCCGTATGATCGAACGCTCCATCGCCGACAAGTCGCCCTGCATCATCGTCTCGGCCTCGGGCGGCGCCCGCATGCAGGAAGGCGCCATCAGTCTGATGCAGATGGCCAAGATCAGTTCCGCCCTGATGAAACTGGACGAAGCCAAGATTCCGTACATCAGCCTGCTGACGGACCCCACCACCGGCGGCGTCACCGCCAGTTTCGCCATGCTTGGCGACCTGAACATCGCCGAGCCCGGCGCCCAGATCGGCTTTGCCGGTCCGCGCGTTATCGAGCAGACCATTCGCCAGAAGCTGCCCGCCGGCTTCCAGCGCTCCGAATTCGTACTTCAGCACGGCTTCCTTGACGCAGTCGTGAAGCGCAGCGAACTCCGGGTGTTCATCGCACGTTCGCTCGACTTCTTCTGCGGTCCGCTGGCCGCCTGA
- a CDS encoding type II toxin-antitoxin system antitoxin SocA domain-containing protein has product MITAQIVADYFIAFSHRHGDPVSNLKLQKLLYYAQAWHLAIHDEPLFREPIQAWVHGPVVPSVYHRYKDWAWKPIEDNPDLPVLGQTTEDHLAEVMSVYGTMTAYALELLTHEEAPWRNARGGLAADEPSAAVISHEDMRTFYRSQMNG; this is encoded by the coding sequence GTGATCACAGCCCAGATCGTCGCTGATTACTTCATCGCATTCTCACATCGGCATGGCGATCCGGTATCCAATCTGAAGCTGCAGAAGCTCTTGTACTATGCGCAGGCTTGGCATTTGGCCATCCACGACGAGCCGCTATTTAGGGAGCCGATCCAGGCGTGGGTTCATGGGCCGGTAGTGCCTTCGGTCTATCATCGCTACAAGGACTGGGCGTGGAAGCCGATTGAGGACAATCCAGATTTGCCGGTGCTCGGCCAGACGACCGAGGATCACCTAGCCGAGGTGATGAGCGTCTACGGGACAATGACAGCCTACGCGCTGGAGCTTCTCACTCACGAAGAGGCGCCCTGGAGAAACGCGCGCGGCGGGCTTGCGGCCGATGAGCCTTCCGCCGCGGTAATCTCCCACGAGGACATGAGGACGTTCTACCGTTCACAGATGAATGGGTAA
- a CDS encoding 23S rRNA (pseudouridine(1915)-N(3))-methyltransferase RlmH, giving the protein MKLYLYFIGKPRDVHSNGMAQEFVKRASRYMACEMREIQPGRFDLFGRHATARKVFLDPAGKPMDSQGFSTLVGKAELEARDVVFLIGGHDGLPAEWKPKADLLLSLSPMTMPHELARAVLAEQIYRALTMLRGHPYPR; this is encoded by the coding sequence TTGAAGCTGTATTTGTATTTCATCGGCAAGCCGCGGGACGTGCACTCGAACGGCATGGCACAGGAGTTCGTGAAGCGGGCGTCGCGGTATATGGCCTGTGAAATGAGAGAGATCCAGCCGGGCCGGTTCGATCTTTTTGGCCGCCATGCGACGGCTCGCAAGGTGTTTCTGGACCCGGCTGGCAAGCCGATGGATTCCCAGGGATTCTCCACGCTGGTGGGGAAGGCGGAGTTGGAGGCGCGGGACGTGGTATTTCTGATAGGCGGGCACGACGGGTTGCCGGCGGAGTGGAAGCCGAAGGCCGATCTGCTGCTGTCGCTGTCGCCGATGACGATGCCCCATGAGTTGGCCCGGGCCGTTCTGGCAGAGCAGATCTACCGGGCTCTGACGATGCTTCGGGGTCATCCGTATCCACGGTAG
- a CDS encoding HAD family hydrolase, whose product MHSSSFYPEVMPFHAKSRVLVLFDIDGTLLRRAGPHHREVLEEAVWRVAGVRATTEGIPVQGMLDGEILRCMLRQAGAAEPTAEQMLTIMNKAQALYVRRCPDLRDKVCPGVPELLARLTAQAAVVGLVTGNLSRIGWRKMTQAGLRPHFRFGAFAEQGATRAELAGLALAEARRRWVDEPVTATLIGGHPNDIAAARANGLRCVAVGTGVVPLDELAQHRPDVLVQDLRELKLEQLTCVDW is encoded by the coding sequence TTGCATTCCTCCTCATTCTACCCTGAGGTGATGCCATTTCACGCCAAATCGAGAGTGCTGGTCCTGTTTGATATCGACGGAACGCTGTTGCGGCGCGCGGGCCCGCACCATCGAGAAGTGCTGGAGGAGGCGGTTTGGCGCGTGGCCGGGGTTCGAGCGACGACCGAGGGAATCCCGGTGCAGGGGATGTTGGACGGTGAGATTCTGCGCTGCATGCTGCGGCAGGCCGGCGCGGCCGAGCCGACGGCGGAACAGATGCTGACGATCATGAACAAGGCCCAGGCGCTGTACGTGCGGCGTTGTCCGGATCTGAGGGACAAGGTCTGCCCCGGGGTTCCGGAATTGCTGGCTCGGCTGACCGCCCAGGCGGCGGTGGTCGGCCTGGTGACGGGCAATTTGTCGCGCATCGGTTGGCGCAAGATGACGCAGGCAGGGCTGCGCCCGCATTTCCGGTTTGGAGCCTTTGCCGAGCAGGGGGCGACGCGGGCCGAACTGGCTGGACTGGCCCTGGCGGAGGCGCGGCGGCGGTGGGTGGACGAGCCAGTGACGGCGACTCTGATCGGCGGTCACCCCAACGACATCGCCGCTGCCCGTGCCAACGGACTGCGCTGCGTGGCTGTCGGCACGGGTGTCGTACCATTGGATGAACTTGCGCAACACCGTCCCGACGTGCTCGTCCAGGACTTGCGCGAACTCAAACTGGAGCAATTGACTTGCGTGGATTGGTGA
- a CDS encoding D-aminoacylase — MKLFALILLCAAMAQAQYDTLIRNGRLLDGAGNPWFRADVAIKDGRIVAIGALHNATAARVIDARNRLVSPGFIDVHTHVEGAVEKVPRGDNYLLDGVTTIVTGNCGGSVTNMAEWFQSLEAKGLGLNLASLIGHNTVRRQVMGTENRPATPDEIAKMKALIHEAMQEGAVGFSTGLIYIPGTYSNSDEVVDLARAAASYQGVYASHMRDEGAKILDAINEAARVGQEAGMRVELSHFKIDTPRLWGMSDKSLALVEEYRRKGVDVVVDQYPYDHSSTNLGITLPSWALADGQAKIKERLTTPGSRKEIAEQMERMIKDLGHADYSYAIVARYTPNPEFEGKNIVDVTKLRGQEPTVANQIDTILDMVAAGGAQMIYHSMGDEDMLRIMRYPNTGIASDGGIRIFGEGMPHPRAYGTNARVLAEYVRKRGVLTWEDAIRRMTSLPARTFNFQDRGVLREGAAADILVFDPERVQDKATYTQPHQYTEGFDFVLVNGVVMVEDGKLTDARGGRILRHAAR; from the coding sequence ATGAAACTGTTCGCGCTCATCCTCCTCTGCGCGGCGATGGCGCAGGCACAGTACGACACCCTCATCCGCAACGGCCGCCTGCTCGACGGCGCCGGCAATCCCTGGTTCCGCGCAGACGTCGCCATCAAGGACGGCCGCATCGTCGCCATCGGAGCCCTGCATAACGCCACGGCCGCGCGCGTTATCGACGCCCGCAACCGCCTGGTCAGCCCCGGCTTCATCGACGTCCATACGCATGTCGAGGGCGCCGTCGAAAAGGTCCCGCGCGGCGACAACTACCTGCTGGACGGCGTCACCACCATCGTCACGGGCAACTGCGGCGGCTCCGTCACCAATATGGCTGAGTGGTTCCAATCCCTCGAAGCCAAAGGCCTCGGACTCAACCTCGCCTCCCTCATCGGACACAACACCGTCCGCCGCCAGGTGATGGGTACCGAGAACCGCCCCGCCACTCCGGACGAGATCGCCAAAATGAAGGCGCTCATCCACGAGGCCATGCAGGAAGGCGCGGTCGGCTTCTCCACCGGACTCATCTACATCCCCGGCACCTACTCCAACAGCGATGAAGTCGTCGACCTCGCCCGCGCCGCCGCCAGTTATCAGGGCGTCTACGCCTCCCACATGCGCGATGAAGGCGCCAAGATCCTCGACGCCATCAACGAGGCAGCCCGCGTCGGCCAGGAAGCCGGCATGCGCGTCGAACTCTCCCACTTCAAGATCGATACCCCGCGTCTCTGGGGCATGAGCGATAAGTCCCTCGCCCTCGTCGAGGAGTACCGCCGCAAAGGCGTCGATGTCGTCGTCGACCAATACCCGTACGACCACTCCTCCACCAACCTCGGTATCACCCTGCCCTCCTGGGCCCTCGCCGACGGCCAGGCCAAAATCAAGGAACGCCTCACCACGCCCGGCTCCCGCAAGGAGATCGCCGAGCAGATGGAGCGCATGATCAAGGACCTCGGCCACGCCGACTACAGCTACGCCATCGTCGCCCGTTACACCCCCAACCCCGAGTTCGAGGGCAAGAACATCGTCGACGTCACCAAACTCCGCGGCCAGGAGCCCACCGTCGCCAACCAGATCGACACCATCCTCGACATGGTCGCCGCCGGCGGAGCCCAGATGATCTACCACTCCATGGGCGACGAAGACATGCTGCGCATCATGCGCTACCCCAATACCGGGATCGCCAGCGACGGCGGCATCCGCATCTTCGGCGAAGGCATGCCCCACCCGCGCGCTTACGGCACCAACGCCCGCGTCCTCGCCGAATACGTCCGCAAGCGCGGAGTCCTCACCTGGGAAGACGCCATCCGCCGCATGACTTCCCTGCCCGCGCGCACCTTTAACTTCCAGGACCGCGGCGTGCTCCGGGAAGGCGCCGCCGCCGACATCCTCGTCTTCGACCCCGAGCGCGTCCAGGACAAAGCCACCTACACCCAACCCCACCAGTACACCGAAGGCTTCGACTTCGTCCTCGTCAACGGCGTCGTCATGGTGGAAGACGGCAAATTGACCGACGCCCGCGGAGGCCGCATCCTGCGCCACGCCGCGCGCTGA